A single genomic interval of Cydia strobilella chromosome 3, ilCydStro3.1, whole genome shotgun sequence harbors:
- the LOC134755938 gene encoding rab11 family-interacting protein 2-like, translating to MWDPTHVQVTVQRARGLLIKGKNGTNKCFVTIALGKEKFQTSVKHKATENVEWLEECELRIPSQGNTAEIVLKVYDEDIVKDHLLGQISIPLKDLDVYERPRNRWYTLQGKSGKENDKNRGELEVKIAFTVKEGSLTDLSKKDKHKSSLSSIAQNVGGSLMSIGSIEKRKGLKKFAKNLGSKMNLTKKDKKSDSSSLSGSIGNLKNSALSTPDHSTPKTLPTEADPGVISEDEDEFAFDDLSHKSSGSSLNVNTLPRGHKYTPSPMNASLENLGGGEFLRRSTSSNLANSDKSIPVPQKPVRLSLDTFTSPRPPSQIIDKDDEWSQKLYSKRQSHTVSQTMIDREKSASLERNKKLDSPSSLKEKPSPKFFKKFGNNNKPKKLLEERIIVGEENIVEEDSINPVYNSIPKTVLQQLEGKSKEDLIVMVYNMQRDVETEKKKTKDMENYLDELLLRVMETTPRILQNPYSRNNSMHIRNK from the coding sequence ATGTGGGATCCAACGCACGTTCAAGTAACGGTCCAAAGAGCCCGTGGACTACTaattaaaggtaaaaacggTACTAACAAATGTTTTGTTACCATTGCCCTCGGCAAAGAAAAATTCCAAACATCCGTGAAACACAAAGCCACTGAGAATGTAGAGTGGCTTGAGGAATGCGAGTTGCGTATACCGTCCCAGGGTAACACTGCAGAAATTGTTTTGAAAGTGTATGATGAAGACATTGTTAAAGATCATTTACTAGGTCAAATATCGATTCCGTTAAAAGACCTCGATGTTTATGAGAGGCCTAGAAACCGTTGGTACACTTTGCAAGGCAAGTCAGGGAAGGAGAATGACAAAAATAGAGGCGAGTTAGAGGTCAAGATTGCCTTTACTGTAAAGGAGGGCAGTTTGACTGACCTGAGCAAAAAAGACAAACATAAGTCATCCTTATCTAGCATCGCCCAAAACGTAGGTGGTAGTCTTATGAGCATTGGCAGTATCGAAAAACGCAAGGGTTTGAAAAAGTTTGCTAAGAACTTAGGATCAAAAATGAATTTGACAAAAAAGGATAAGAAGAGTGATTCATCATCTCTAAGTGGAAGCATTGGAAATCTTAAAAACTCTGCACTGTCCACACCAGACCACTCAACCCCTAAGACTTTACCAACAGAGGCAGACCCAGGTGTCATTAGTGAGGATGAAGATGAATTTGCTtttgatgacttgtctcacaaAAGTTCTGGCAGTTCCCTCAATGTCAACACACTACCGCGAGGCCATAAATACACACCTTCCCCAATGAATGCTTCTCTTGAAAACCTGGGAGGTGGAGAGTTTTTGAGAAGATCTACTAGTAGTAATTTAGCAAATTCTGACAAGTCCATTCCAGTGCCTCAAAAACCTGTGCGACTGAGCCTTGACACATTTACTTCTCCAAGGCCACCTTCCCAGATTATTGACAAGGATGATGAATGGTCCCAAAAGCTTTACTCCAAAAGGCAATCTCATACAGTCAGCCAAACTATGATAGACAGGGAAAAATCTGCAAGCcttgaaagaaataaaaaacttgacagTCCAAGCTCTTTGAAAGAAAAACCAAGTCCAAAATTCTTTAAGAAGTTTGGTAACAACAACAAACCCAAAAAGTTGCTTGAAGAAAGAATTATTGTTGGAGAAGAAAATATTGTTGAAGAAGACTCCATCAATCCTGTGTACAACAGCATTCCCAAAACAGTTCTGCAGCAACTTGAGGGCAAGTCTAAAGAAGATCTGATTGTAATGGTGTACAACATGCAAAGAGATGTAGAAACAGAAAAGAAGAAAACCAAAGATATGGAAAATTATTTGGATGAGCTACTATTGCGAGTGATGGAAACAACTCCGAGAATCTTGCAAAATCCTTACTCTAGAAAT